From a region of the Nitrospira sp. genome:
- the gmk gene encoding guanylate kinase: MTTSNPPPSLTGKRQAPERRGILYIISAPSGAGKTTLCKQIVTSVSGVWHSVSFTTRKPRPGEEHGRDYFFIEEKVFHDMVARNEFLEYAHVYSHWYGTPRKPLMERMEQGIDVLLEIDVQGALQIKKKFEDAVYIFILPPSMDTLRTRLQSRGSDSPDEIARRLRKVKEEVWCFREYYYIVRNDDLAQSLRELQSIFLAERLKTKRMDMHWLEQSFILEKETKLDDRESSTTV, from the coding sequence ATGACCACCAGTAATCCCCCTCCATCCTTGACCGGGAAGCGGCAAGCTCCCGAGCGCCGGGGAATTCTGTACATCATTTCGGCTCCTTCAGGCGCAGGGAAGACGACCTTGTGTAAACAGATCGTGACCTCAGTTTCCGGGGTGTGGCATTCGGTATCGTTTACAACGAGAAAGCCGCGCCCGGGAGAAGAACACGGGCGCGACTACTTCTTTATCGAAGAAAAAGTGTTTCATGATATGGTTGCGCGAAACGAATTCTTAGAATACGCCCATGTCTACAGCCATTGGTATGGAACCCCGCGGAAGCCTCTGATGGAGAGGATGGAGCAGGGTATCGACGTGTTGCTTGAGATCGATGTCCAAGGCGCCCTCCAGATCAAGAAGAAGTTCGAGGATGCCGTATATATCTTCATTCTTCCTCCGTCCATGGACACGCTGCGTACTCGACTCCAAAGTCGGGGGTCGGATTCTCCGGATGAAATTGCACGCCGATTGCGGAAGGTGAAAGAGGAGGTCTGGTGTTTCCGGGAGTATTATTACATTGTTCGTAACGACGATCTCGCGCAATCTCTTCGCGAGTTGCAAAGCATTTTTCTGGCGGAACGCTTGAAGACGAAACGCATGGACATGCATTGGCTGGAACAGAGCTTTATTCTGGAGAAAGAGACGAAACTCGACGATCGAGAATCATCAACCACTGTCTAG
- a CDS encoding DNA-directed RNA polymerase subunit omega, translating into MIDMLSLLPQYTTNEFDSRHRLVIVASQRAKHLTQGAKPAVSSRFTKETTIALDEVLRGHVKYLTGKEARDAMKEAKRGKEGETERIAMMTGEDAREIKKELSVYVDDTVQPTAAPTEE; encoded by the coding sequence ATGATCGACATGCTGAGTTTGTTGCCGCAATACACAACTAATGAATTTGACTCCCGCCACCGATTGGTGATCGTCGCCTCTCAGCGCGCGAAACACTTGACTCAAGGAGCCAAGCCTGCCGTGTCTTCTCGTTTTACGAAGGAAACAACCATTGCGCTTGATGAGGTCTTACGGGGGCATGTCAAGTATTTGACCGGCAAGGAGGCCCGCGATGCCATGAAGGAAGCCAAGCGCGGGAAGGAAGGGGAAACCGAGCGTATCGCGATGATGACCGGTGAGGACGCCCGGGAGATCAAGAAAGAGCTCAGTGTATACGTGGATGATACGGTCCAACCGACGGCGGCTCCGACCGAGGAGTAG
- the coaBC gene encoding bifunctional phosphopantothenoylcysteine decarboxylase/phosphopantothenate--cysteine ligase CoaBC, whose protein sequence is MRGKRLALGITGSIAAYKAVGLLRAFTREGATVSVVMTQAATKFVTPLTFEVLSGKRVTTDLFEAHEEMAHLAVPEHAHAIVVAPATANFLAKAALGLADDVLTTMLLSARCPVIIAPAMDGDMWTHPTVVQHVHTLRSRGVVVLDPEVGSLASGQVAQGRLSSESSILDAVHTALIPQQDWRGQRVLVSAGPTQEPIDPVRFISNRSSGKMGYAIAEAARDRGAEVVLVTGPSFLTPPSGVTTVRVGTAGEMTDALCRHFSSSTVLIMAAAVADFRPKTLAAEKLKKQGKSEIVLELESTPDILTMLSARRTSQIVVGFAAETEHVVAHAKDKMRGKGLDLIVANDVTQAGAGFGSDDNAAVILSATGEERALPLMSKRRLADEILTAVHDMCVMSPRRASLVE, encoded by the coding sequence CTGAGGGGCAAGCGTCTTGCCTTGGGGATAACGGGAAGCATCGCTGCGTATAAAGCAGTCGGATTGCTTCGAGCCTTCACACGCGAAGGTGCGACGGTATCGGTCGTCATGACGCAAGCCGCCACGAAATTTGTAACTCCCCTTACGTTTGAGGTTCTTTCAGGCAAACGGGTCACGACAGATCTCTTTGAGGCTCATGAAGAGATGGCCCACCTCGCGGTTCCGGAGCATGCCCATGCGATTGTTGTGGCGCCGGCGACGGCGAACTTTCTGGCAAAGGCCGCTCTTGGACTGGCAGATGATGTACTGACCACCATGCTGTTGAGTGCTCGATGTCCGGTCATCATCGCTCCAGCGATGGACGGCGACATGTGGACACATCCCACGGTCGTTCAACATGTGCACACGCTCCGATCTCGCGGTGTCGTCGTACTTGATCCTGAGGTAGGATCGCTTGCCTCCGGACAGGTTGCCCAAGGGAGGCTTTCCTCAGAGTCCAGCATCTTGGATGCAGTCCACACGGCGCTTATCCCTCAACAGGATTGGCGGGGTCAGCGAGTCTTGGTATCTGCCGGTCCAACTCAAGAACCGATCGACCCGGTGCGTTTTATTTCCAACCGTTCGTCGGGCAAAATGGGGTACGCAATTGCGGAAGCCGCGCGGGATCGGGGGGCTGAGGTCGTGTTGGTCACGGGGCCTTCGTTTCTGACTCCTCCGTCGGGAGTCACCACGGTTCGAGTAGGCACCGCCGGCGAAATGACCGATGCGTTGTGTCGGCATTTCTCTTCCTCCACGGTCTTGATCATGGCGGCGGCGGTCGCGGACTTTCGGCCCAAAACGCTTGCCGCAGAAAAACTTAAAAAGCAGGGGAAATCCGAGATCGTGCTGGAGCTTGAATCGACTCCGGACATTCTCACGATGTTATCCGCGCGACGGACATCGCAAATCGTGGTTGGATTCGCGGCGGAAACGGAGCACGTTGTGGCTCATGCCAAGGACAAGATGAGAGGAAAGGGACTCGACCTCATCGTGGCCAACGATGTGACGCAAGCGGGAGCTGGCTTCGGGAGTGATGACAACGCGGCGGTGATTCTCTCGGCTACGGGCGAAGAACGGGCGTTGCCCCTCATGTCCAAGCGTCGCCTGGCGGACGAGATACTGACTGCCGTGCACGACATGTGCGTCATGTCGCCTCGTCGCGCATCCTTAGTGGAGTAA
- a CDS encoding tetratricopeptide repeat protein codes for MAPGSKKTGNAAEIDRLALAFAKEPGSKVFIPLAEEYGKAGMWEEAVAVLEDGLKTYPGFITAMVALGRAYEQMNQPIKAKAILEEAIKVSPDNLRAHRTLAKLYVAQGAKEAAIRSCNVILAVNPQDQEALSLRAGLDASAVDGASEAQGQSPEKSADTASLESDPIRGEPVTSTLSDATLPLNNEADTSSGPGTCPEAGPVSATAVTTPSAQVTGNPTVTQLEQWLTSIQARRRDSPALSRSSPKTSS; via the coding sequence ATGGCCCCGGGTTCCAAGAAGACAGGTAACGCCGCCGAGATCGATCGACTGGCCTTAGCCTTTGCCAAAGAGCCAGGGTCTAAAGTCTTCATCCCTCTGGCGGAGGAGTACGGCAAAGCCGGCATGTGGGAAGAGGCAGTGGCCGTCCTTGAAGACGGGCTGAAAACCTACCCAGGGTTCATTACGGCCATGGTGGCGTTAGGCCGGGCCTACGAGCAGATGAACCAGCCGATCAAGGCGAAAGCTATCCTTGAAGAAGCCATAAAAGTCAGTCCCGATAATCTTCGTGCGCATCGAACATTGGCCAAGCTGTATGTAGCTCAAGGGGCCAAGGAGGCAGCCATTCGGTCCTGCAACGTCATTCTCGCCGTTAACCCACAGGACCAAGAGGCGTTATCCCTTCGTGCCGGTCTCGACGCATCAGCAGTTGATGGTGCAAGTGAAGCGCAAGGACAGTCGCCCGAGAAATCGGCCGACACGGCAAGTCTTGAATCAGACCCTATTCGCGGAGAACCTGTGACATCCACCTTAAGTGATGCCACGTTGCCCCTCAACAACGAAGCCGACACGTCGTCCGGCCCGGGGACCTGTCCGGAAGCCGGTCCTGTCTCCGCGACCGCCGTTACGACACCAAGTGCACAAGTGACCGGAAATCCGACCGTCACACAACTTGAGCAGTGGCTCACCTCAATCCAGGCACGTCGGCGAGACTCTCCAGCGCTTTCTCGCTCAAGCCCAAAAACTTCCTCGTGA
- the aroQ gene encoding type II 3-dehydroquinate dehydratase, which yields MPRILVLHGPNLNLLGDREESIYGTATLAEIDASLMKLGGELGAELVIRQSNLEGELVTWIQEARRGYHGVIINPAAYTHTSIAIRDALAAVDLPTVEVHLSNIYRREEFRRHSYVSGVALAQVSGFGPAGYLLALRGLCEHISVSRAKSSSG from the coding sequence ATGCCGCGCATCTTGGTTCTGCATGGTCCCAATCTGAACCTATTGGGTGATCGGGAAGAATCCATTTATGGGACTGCAACGCTGGCAGAGATCGATGCGTCTCTCATGAAATTGGGAGGAGAGCTCGGAGCAGAGCTGGTGATTCGGCAGTCGAATCTCGAAGGTGAATTGGTGACGTGGATTCAAGAAGCGCGACGCGGCTATCATGGTGTCATCATCAATCCGGCGGCCTATACCCATACCAGCATCGCGATACGCGATGCTCTGGCCGCCGTTGATCTGCCCACCGTCGAAGTCCATTTGTCGAACATTTATCGGCGTGAAGAGTTCCGGCGACATTCCTATGTATCCGGAGTTGCTTTGGCGCAGGTGTCGGGGTTCGGTCCTGCCGGCTATCTCCTGGCTCTGCGCGGATTATGTGAACACATATCTGTATCCAGGGCCAAAAGTTCTTCAGGATGA
- the efp gene encoding elongation factor P translates to MISTVDFRSGVRLMVEGEPFYIVEFQHVKPGKGGAFVRTKLKSYLSGNVLDRTFRSGERFEEPDLEERDMQFLYATGDSYTLMDTETYEQLTFERSQLGENADLLKENMVAKILIYQHRPIAVELPNFIELKVVDADPGVRGDTASGGTKPAVVETGATIKVPLYLEVGTVIRIDTRTRSYVERVR, encoded by the coding sequence GTGATTTCCACGGTTGATTTTCGTAGCGGTGTACGGTTGATGGTTGAAGGCGAACCTTTCTATATCGTTGAATTTCAGCATGTAAAGCCCGGCAAGGGCGGCGCGTTCGTGCGCACCAAATTGAAGAGCTATCTTTCCGGAAATGTTTTGGACCGTACGTTTCGATCAGGCGAACGGTTTGAAGAGCCTGATTTGGAGGAACGCGACATGCAGTTCCTCTACGCCACCGGAGATTCCTATACGCTCATGGATACGGAGACTTATGAGCAACTGACGTTTGAGAGAAGTCAGTTAGGAGAGAATGCCGATCTCTTGAAAGAAAACATGGTCGCCAAGATCCTCATCTATCAGCATCGGCCGATTGCGGTTGAGTTGCCGAACTTTATCGAGCTCAAGGTGGTCGATGCGGATCCTGGTGTGCGGGGGGATACTGCATCGGGGGGGACCAAGCCGGCGGTCGTCGAAACAGGAGCGACGATCAAAGTGCCGCTGTACTTGGAGGTCGGTACCGTCATCCGGATCGATACTCGCACTCGGTCCTATGTGGAGCGTGTTCGGTGA
- the accB gene encoding acetyl-CoA carboxylase biotin carboxyl carrier protein, giving the protein MQELIDLLRRNNLTELEFERQGFRIRVRHELATKPFTTAVQESVPAPSQQPAHHAIAMTPVVEGATGFVTVTSPIVGTFYRSPSPDADPYVEEGDSVKKGQVLCIVEAMKLMNEIESEVDGRIVKILVESTKSVEYGQALFLIDPKTAS; this is encoded by the coding sequence ATCCAAGAACTCATCGATCTGCTTCGTCGTAATAATTTGACCGAGCTCGAGTTTGAGCGTCAGGGATTCCGGATTCGGGTTCGCCACGAATTAGCCACGAAGCCTTTCACGACCGCCGTGCAGGAGTCGGTTCCAGCTCCTTCTCAACAGCCGGCGCATCATGCCATAGCCATGACACCGGTCGTGGAAGGAGCCACGGGATTTGTGACCGTGACGTCACCCATCGTCGGCACGTTTTACCGGTCTCCCTCGCCTGATGCCGATCCTTATGTGGAAGAGGGAGATTCCGTGAAGAAGGGACAAGTGCTGTGCATCGTTGAAGCGATGAAGCTCATGAATGAGATTGAGTCCGAGGTGGACGGTCGTATCGTCAAGATATTGGTGGAAAGCACCAAGTCAGTGGAATATGGTCAGGCTCTATTTCTCATCGATCCCAAAACTGCTTCATAG
- the accC gene encoding acetyl-CoA carboxylase biotin carboxylase subunit: MFKKVLIANRGEIALRVIRACKELGIKTVAIHSEADALALHVRVADEKVCVGPAESALSYRNIPNVLSAAEITGVDAIHPGYGFLSENAHFAEVCESIGIKFIGPSSENIAMMGDKAKAREIVAKRGLPVTPGSPGELRSEEDALLAAQKIGFPVIIKASAGGGGRGMRVVNKAEDLGRAFQAAQAEAKSTFGNDGVYLERYFLEPRHIEVQILADNQGRVIHLGERDCSIQRRHQKLVEETPSPVVDDKLRREIGRVAVEAVKAAHYRNVGTVEFLLDKDRNFYFMEVNTRIQVEHPITEMVTGIDLIKEQIRLAAGHALSIRQQDVVLTGHSMECRINAEDPEKFTPSPGVITKYSPPGGFGVRVDSAMETGSIVVPYYDSLIAKLITHGRDRQECMARMRRALSECVIEGIKTTLPLHRRILDDPDFQKGHVSTTFLERFLG, encoded by the coding sequence GTGTTTAAGAAAGTTCTGATCGCCAATCGCGGAGAGATCGCGCTGCGAGTGATCCGAGCCTGTAAGGAACTCGGAATCAAGACCGTGGCCATTCACTCCGAGGCCGACGCGCTTGCTCTGCACGTTCGAGTGGCCGACGAAAAGGTGTGTGTCGGGCCGGCCGAATCCGCATTGAGTTACCGTAACATTCCGAATGTTCTGAGTGCCGCAGAGATCACAGGAGTCGATGCAATCCATCCCGGGTACGGATTTCTGTCCGAGAACGCCCATTTCGCTGAAGTCTGTGAGTCCATCGGCATCAAATTCATCGGACCGAGCTCTGAAAATATCGCCATGATGGGGGATAAAGCGAAGGCGCGCGAGATTGTCGCAAAGCGTGGACTTCCGGTCACACCCGGGAGCCCAGGAGAATTGCGGAGCGAGGAGGATGCCTTGCTGGCCGCACAGAAGATCGGTTTCCCCGTCATCATCAAAGCATCAGCCGGAGGGGGAGGGCGAGGCATGCGGGTCGTCAATAAGGCGGAAGACTTGGGCCGGGCCTTTCAAGCCGCTCAAGCTGAAGCCAAATCGACCTTCGGCAACGACGGGGTGTACCTTGAACGCTATTTCCTGGAACCTCGCCATATCGAAGTGCAGATCTTGGCCGATAACCAGGGCCGAGTGATTCATCTCGGGGAGCGGGATTGCTCGATTCAACGGCGGCATCAAAAACTGGTCGAGGAAACGCCGTCTCCCGTCGTCGATGACAAACTGCGTCGGGAAATTGGTCGGGTCGCTGTGGAAGCCGTGAAGGCAGCGCATTATCGAAACGTCGGAACCGTCGAATTTCTGCTCGACAAGGATCGGAATTTCTATTTCATGGAAGTCAATACCCGTATCCAGGTCGAGCATCCCATTACCGAAATGGTGACCGGTATCGATTTGATCAAGGAGCAGATCCGTCTTGCCGCCGGTCATGCGCTTTCGATCCGGCAACAGGACGTCGTGCTCACCGGCCATAGTATGGAGTGCCGTATTAACGCCGAAGATCCAGAGAAGTTTACTCCTTCTCCGGGGGTCATCACCAAGTACAGCCCACCGGGGGGGTTCGGAGTGCGGGTCGATTCCGCGATGGAGACCGGTTCGATCGTCGTTCCGTACTACGACTCGCTGATTGCAAAGCTGATCACCCATGGCCGTGATCGACAGGAGTGCATGGCTCGCATGAGACGAGCACTGAGTGAGTGCGTCATTGAAGGCATCAAAACGACGCTCCCGCTTCACCGTCGGATTCTCGATGATCCCGACTTTCAGAAGGGCCATGTGTCGACGACATTCTTAGAACGATTCTTGGGATAA
- a CDS encoding efflux RND transporter periplasmic adaptor subunit — translation MRRIGLIVSVLAIGLAIGGYVFFNGERKAPVRYRTAAVERGQVVSVVSATGTINPVVLVQVGTQVSGMIKSLHADFNSSVKAGDTVATIDPEPFKARREQAFSNLEMARSNGAHSKADLAQRKRELDRAQSLLPQQFVSQNEVDVALTNFQSAEAQVRVAEAQVKQAEAALNATELELKYTVIRSPVDGIVVARNIEVGQTVASSFSTPNLFLIALDLTKMQVDTNVSESDIGGMTEGKEVIFTVDAYPGMSFFGTIRQVRLAPINVQNVVTYNVVVGVDNRELRLKPGMTANVSIIVAQKDQVLKVPNAALRFMPPKGEGSRQGSDGRTAKGDGGSPVKFDVRTMAARTIWKPGENGDLAALSVETGISDGVATEILSGGLVEGDMVVVGIEQPFGEKRGSELPPGFGNQPQRPRPRGGT, via the coding sequence ATGCGCCGAATTGGATTGATTGTCAGCGTGTTAGCCATCGGGTTGGCCATAGGTGGCTACGTGTTTTTCAACGGGGAGCGCAAAGCGCCCGTCCGGTACCGCACGGCTGCGGTCGAGCGTGGACAGGTCGTTTCTGTGGTCAGCGCAACAGGGACGATCAATCCGGTTGTGTTGGTCCAGGTCGGCACGCAGGTGTCGGGGATGATCAAGAGCCTCCACGCGGATTTCAATTCGAGCGTCAAGGCTGGAGATACCGTAGCGACTATCGATCCCGAACCGTTCAAGGCTCGTCGAGAACAGGCCTTCAGCAATCTGGAGATGGCGCGTTCGAACGGAGCACACTCCAAGGCCGACCTGGCTCAGCGCAAACGCGAATTAGACCGAGCCCAATCATTATTGCCCCAGCAGTTTGTTTCGCAAAACGAAGTCGATGTCGCGCTCACAAATTTCCAAAGCGCGGAAGCGCAGGTGCGGGTTGCCGAGGCGCAGGTCAAGCAGGCAGAGGCGGCATTGAATGCGACTGAGTTGGAATTGAAATATACCGTCATTCGATCGCCCGTCGACGGCATTGTTGTTGCGCGCAACATCGAAGTCGGACAGACGGTTGCATCCAGCTTCTCCACGCCGAATCTGTTTCTGATTGCCCTTGATCTCACCAAAATGCAGGTCGATACCAATGTGAGTGAATCGGATATCGGCGGAATGACAGAGGGCAAGGAAGTCATTTTTACAGTGGATGCCTATCCTGGCATGTCATTTTTCGGCACCATCAGGCAGGTGCGGCTCGCACCCATCAATGTGCAGAATGTCGTGACCTACAACGTGGTGGTCGGAGTGGATAACAGGGAGCTACGGCTAAAACCAGGCATGACCGCCAACGTATCGATCATCGTGGCCCAGAAGGACCAAGTACTCAAGGTTCCCAACGCAGCCCTCCGGTTCATGCCTCCAAAGGGTGAGGGAAGCCGTCAGGGATCCGACGGGAGAACGGCCAAAGGGGACGGAGGAAGTCCGGTCAAGTTCGACGTTCGAACGATGGCGGCGAGAACTATCTGGAAGCCGGGAGAGAACGGGGATCTGGCTGCTCTCTCGGTGGAGACCGGTATCTCGGACGGTGTGGCAACAGAGATCCTTTCCGGTGGCCTGGTGGAAGGAGATATGGTCGTGGTCGGCATCGAACAGCCGTTCGGCGAAAAAAGGGGTAGCGAATTGCCGCCGGGGTTTGGGAACCAGCCGCAGCGTCCTCGTCCACGCGGGGGCACCTGA
- a CDS encoding ABC transporter ATP-binding protein, with protein sequence MTPLIVCEDIWKVYRLGDVEVQALRALNLTIQQGEFVAIMGSSGSGKSTLMNILGCLDQPTKGQYRLSGQEVGHLRPDQLAEIRNRQIGFVFQSFNLIPRTSALENAQLPLFYRGLSLKEQRALASAALQRVGLSGREHHAPTQLSGGQQQRVAIARALVTAPSLLLADEPTGNLDTQSSREIMGILGGLNREGITVILVTHEVDVAAYASREIVIKDGQILSDRVTEGRSHVVEA encoded by the coding sequence GTGACTCCCTTGATTGTGTGCGAAGACATTTGGAAGGTCTATCGCCTCGGTGATGTCGAGGTGCAGGCGTTGCGTGCGTTGAATCTCACGATTCAGCAGGGCGAGTTTGTCGCGATCATGGGTTCAAGTGGATCGGGGAAGTCGACACTGATGAACATCCTCGGCTGTCTGGATCAACCTACGAAGGGACAATACCGGTTAAGCGGCCAGGAAGTCGGACATTTGAGACCCGATCAGTTGGCGGAGATTCGGAATCGACAGATCGGTTTTGTCTTTCAGAGTTTCAACCTCATTCCCCGTACCAGTGCGTTGGAAAATGCTCAGTTGCCGCTGTTCTACCGAGGACTTTCACTGAAGGAGCAGCGTGCGTTGGCATCTGCCGCGCTTCAACGCGTCGGATTAAGCGGGCGCGAACATCATGCTCCCACGCAACTTTCAGGAGGCCAGCAACAACGGGTGGCGATCGCTCGGGCGCTGGTGACCGCCCCCTCGTTGTTGTTGGCCGACGAGCCGACCGGAAACCTGGATACGCAGTCCAGCCGAGAAATCATGGGGATTCTCGGAGGGTTGAATCGGGAGGGTATTACGGTAATCTTGGTGACGCACGAGGTCGACGTTGCCGCCTACGCTTCGCGCGAAATTGTGATCAAGGATGGGCAAATCTTGAGCGATCGAGTGACCGAGGGCCGATCACACGTCG